The Mycolicibacterium brumae DNA window GGTAATTCGGAGGTGTCCAGCCCAACTCGGGGCACCACGACGGTCGCCCGCAGCGTCGGCAGCGCGGCCCGCAACTCGGCGACCTCCGCGCGCTTGTCGCGCCGCTTGCCGGCGTAGACGCTGCCGTCGACGGTGACCAGCACCGTCGGCTCCAGCTGGCCGAGCCGCGCGATCACCCCGCCGACGGCGACGTCGGGGTTGCACACCGCCCACACCGCGCCGACGCTGGCCGCGGCCAGGAAGGCCACCACCGTCTCCCCGATGTTCGGCAGGTAACCCACCACCCGGTCCCCCGGGCCGACGCCCTGCCCGCGCAGGTGCTCCGCGAAGGCGGCGGTCTCGGATTCCAGTCGGGCCCAGGACCATTCGCTCGCACCGTCCTCGCCGACGACGACCATCGCCGGCCGGTCGACGGTCGCGTGCCGGAACACCTGGTCGACGTAGTTCAGCGTCGCGCCGGTGAACCATTGCGCCCCGGGCATTTCCGCGGACGCCAGGATCTGTTGCGGCGGGGTGCGCAGCGGGATGTCGAAGAACTGCCACACCGCCTCCCAGAACCAGGCCACGTCGGACACCGACGCCTGCCACAGCTGCGGGTAGTCGGGGTAGTCGCCGCGGCCGGTGTCCCGCAGCCATTCACCGAATGCGGTGATCTGGGCGCCGGCGACCGACGCGGGGTCGGGCGTCCAAGAACCGGTGAGCGGTTCAGTCATCGGCGCCGGACTCGTGCGCCTCGATGCGGTGCGCGGCTTCCATCAGCATCCAGCCGGAAAGCTGCGTCGACAGGTCTCGTTCGGCGACCTGCGACGGGTTGACCGCGCCTTCGACGAACTCGGCGGCCTTACCTTCGGCGCCGGGCACCTCGGCGTTGCGGTCCCAGGCCGGCCCGAACAACGGCAGCCCGTTGACCGTCTGCCGGTAGTCCCAGGCGGCACGGGCGGATTTGAGCACGATGTCGCGGGCGGTGGCCCGGGCCTGCTGGTCTTCGTCGGTGTCACCGGGCAGTTCGACGGCGACCAGCGCGAGGTAGCGGGTGGTGATGCCGTTGAACAGCCCGCCGTCGCCGCCACCGCCGCCGCGCAGCACCCCGTTCTCGGTCATGTGCTCGGACACCGCGGCGACCAGGCGGCGCACCCGGGCGACGTGCCGATCGTCGTTGCTGCGGATCGCCAGTTCGGTCTCCAGCCCGAGCACCACGCCCTGGCAGTAGGTGTACTGGGCGCGCACCAGAGACCCGCCTTTGATGCCGTCGAACACCAGGTGGGTGTCCGGGTCGATCAGGGTCTCATCGAGCCAGTCGGCCATCTGGGTGGCCCGGCGCAGTCGTCCGTAGCGGGCCAGGAAGACCCCGGCCGGTCCGTTGGCGGGGGCGTTGAAGAACTGGTCCTCTTTGCGCCACGGGATGCCGCCGCCGTCCTCGGGCACCCAGGAGTCGATGAGCTCGGAGGCCAGCTTGTCCAGCGCGCGGGGCTTCTCGATGCCCAGCTGGCGGTCGGCACGCTGCAGCGCCAGGGCCAGCCAGGCCATGTCGTCGTAGTAGCTGTTGGTCCAGCCGGTGTTGCGCAGCCAGTGCCCGCGGATCTGCCGGGAGATCTGGGTCAGCCGGGCGGCCTGCGGATCGCGCAGCTGGGCGTCGATCAGGCAGTCCAGCAGGTGCGCCTGCCACCAGTAGTGCCAGATGCCGAAGTGGCGTTCCTTCTTGGTGGCGGGCCAGCCGGTGACGCCGAGCTGGGTGCCCGGCAGACCCCACAACTTCTTGAGGTGCCGGGTATTGATCGCGGTTTCGGCGGATCCGGCGCGGTTGGCCCATACCTGCTCCATAACAGGCCAATTTAGCCCTACCGGACGTCCGCGCAGGTCCTTAGGGCCGCATCGCCGATCTCACCACGCCCGGCCCAGGTCAGCGTGCTGCCGGATCCATGCGTGCATCGCAATGCCGGCGGCCACCGAGGCGTTGATGCTGCGGGTCGAGCCGAACTGCGCGATGGACACCAGCAGGTCCGCGCCGGCGCGGGCGTCGTCGCTGATGCCGGGGCCTTCGGAGCCGAAGACCATCACCGCGTCGCGCGGCAGTTCGGCGGTCTCCAGCCGCACCGATCCGGGCACGTTGTCGACGGCGACGACGGCCAGCCCGCGCCCGCGGGCGAATTCCAGCAGCTCGGCGGTGGTGTCGTGGTGGCACAGCCGCTGATAGCGGTCGGTGACCATGGCGCCGCGGCGGTTCCATCGTCGTTTCCCGACAATGTGCACGGTGTCGACGGCGAACGCGTTGGCGGTGCGCACCACCCCGCCGATATTGGCGTCGCTGCCGAAGTTCTCGATGGCCACGTGCAGGGGGTGCCGGCGGGAGTCGATGTCGGCGATGATCGCCTCGCGGGTCCAGTACCGGTAGGCGTCGACGACGTTGCGGGTGTCGCCGTCGGCGAGCAGGTCCGGGTCGTAGCGGGGGTCGCGCGGGAGCGGGCCGGTCCAGGGCCCGACGCCGTTGCCGGAACCCCACTCCGTGGGGCCGGGGCCCTCCGGCATCAGGAGGTGGGCAGGCCGAGGTCGGCCAGGCCCAGCACGCTGCGGTACGGCACGCCTTCGGCCTCGATGATCTCCGCGGCGCCGGTGGCCCGGTCCACGACGGTGGCGACGCCGACGACCTCGCCACCGGCTTCACGGACCGCGCGCACCGCGGTGAGCGGGGAGGCGCCGGTGGTGGAGGTGTCCTCGACGACGAGCACCCGCTGACCGGCGACGTCGAAGCCTTCGATGAGGCGCTGCATGCCGTGGGTCTTGGCGGATTTGCGGACCACGAACGCGTCGATCGGACGCCCCTCGGCGTGCATGATCGAGGTGGCGACCGGGTCAGCGCCCAGGGTCAGGCCGCCGACGGCGGCGTAGTCCCAATCAGCGGTGAGTTCGCGCATCAGCTTGCCGATCAGCCGGGAGGCGCGGTGTTGCAGGGTGGCGCGGCGCAGGTCGACGTAATAGTCGGATTCCTTGCCGGAACTCAAGGTCACCTTGCCGTGCACGACGGCGAGGTCGCGGACCAGCGCGGCGAGCTCGGCGCGATCGTCGGCGGAAAGCGAGGTCACAGCGGCTGACGGCCACCGTGGGGCGCGCCCCGGCGGACCGGCTCACGCCGCGGCGCGGCGGGTCGGGCTTCCGTGCGCAGCATGCCCGGCTCGGCGCTGCGGCCCTGCGGCAGTTCGGCCGGCGGCGGGGTCAGCGGGCGACTGGGCTCGTCGCGACGCGGAGCGGCGCCGAGCGCCTGCTGAGTCGGCGGCAGCACCCGCAAAAGGTCGTTGAACTGGCGGACGGTGCGCAGCCCGTCGTCCCACTGGGCGCGGCCGCTGGTGATCGGCATGGACACCAGGGTCCAGTGCTCCTCGTTCCACATGATCTCCGCGCAGTCCGGCGCGGTGTGGGCGAAGGTGACCATCCGGCGGTCACACGCGCGGCGGGCGGCGTCGAGGTTGGTGGAGTACACCATCCGCGGGCCGATGGCGCCCAGCAGCCAGATGTCGGTCTCGCGCGGTTCCTTCAGGCCCTTCAGGCGCAGGTCGACGACCACATTGGTGCCGACCTTGCGGTGCAGGGCGATGACGGTGGCTACGTCGTCGAGGTCGAAGATGAAGACCGCTTCGCCGCGGATCTGGCCGAGCACCACGTTGCGGGCGGTGACGTCGCCGACGGTGGACATGACGCCGCGCTTCCACTTGTCCAGAATGTCGGTGGAAACCGGCTCGTAGTCGAACCCGTGCGAACGCGCCCACGACTTACGCCGGCGGCCGAGACCTCGGCGCCGGTCGTAATCGACATACAGCAGTACCGCGGCTCCGACAAAGCAGAGCGCAGACAGCGTGAACCAAAACGGGACCATCGAACACAGCCTAATCGCTGCAGCGCAGGTTTGAAGAATCCGAACAGGTCACAACCTCGTCACCGATTGCCTGACTCAAGTGTTCGTCCGTCATATTTCGCTGTTGTTCCCGCAGCGTGCCGGGTTGCTTACGGCTTTGCGCCGCATCGCGTCGGGGCCGGTGGGCCGGGTGAGCTAAATCTCGTCGGCACCGCCCGGGTTGGTGGATCCGTGACAGTTGTTGAAGTGGATCGCCCCGCTCGGCTGGATCGCCTCTCCGGGAATCTTCCTACGGCTACCGCTGAACGTCCTTCGTCAAAACGTGCGCGAAATCGGGGTGGCCACTGACACATTGCCGCTGACCCCCAGCTTTTCGCGCACATTTTGAGGAACATCAGCACTCGCCGCCAGCGGCGACCTCAGCGATACCGGGACCACTTGTCGAGGCGTGCCAGGGTGTGCTTGGCCTGCAGCCTGACTTCCGCGTGGCCCTACACCACGTCAGGGAAGCAGGAGATCTTGCCATTCGCATTGCAGGATTTTCCGGCCGACCTCGCCGTCGACAGTTCCGGGGACGTTTTTGTTCTCACCATCGGTGTGAACACCGGTGAGGGGGACCGCGTGCAGATGATCTGGGGACACTGACCACGGCCACTGCCAGCCTCGACCACCGGTGTTGTGACGTTCACCGTCAAGAAGTGATCCCCCGTCGGGCAGAATCAGGGCCGCACATCCACCCCGTAAGGAGCAGCTATGGGCGCCACTCTCGTCGCCGTCA harbors:
- a CDS encoding glycoside hydrolase family 76 protein: MEQVWANRAGSAETAINTRHLKKLWGLPGTQLGVTGWPATKKERHFGIWHYWWQAHLLDCLIDAQLRDPQAARLTQISRQIRGHWLRNTGWTNSYYDDMAWLALALQRADRQLGIEKPRALDKLASELIDSWVPEDGGGIPWRKEDQFFNAPANGPAGVFLARYGRLRRATQMADWLDETLIDPDTHLVFDGIKGGSLVRAQYTYCQGVVLGLETELAIRSNDDRHVARVRRLVAAVSEHMTENGVLRGGGGGDGGLFNGITTRYLALVAVELPGDTDEDQQARATARDIVLKSARAAWDYRQTVNGLPLFGPAWDRNAEVPGAEGKAAEFVEGAVNPSQVAERDLSTQLSGWMLMEAAHRIEAHESGADD
- a CDS encoding TrmH family RNA methyltransferase, whose product is MPEGPGPTEWGSGNGVGPWTGPLPRDPRYDPDLLADGDTRNVVDAYRYWTREAIIADIDSRRHPLHVAIENFGSDANIGGVVRTANAFAVDTVHIVGKRRWNRRGAMVTDRYQRLCHHDTTAELLEFARGRGLAVVAVDNVPGSVRLETAELPRDAVMVFGSEGPGISDDARAGADLLVSIAQFGSTRSINASVAAGIAMHAWIRQHADLGRAW
- the pyrE gene encoding orotate phosphoribosyltransferase translates to MTSLSADDRAELAALVRDLAVVHGKVTLSSGKESDYYVDLRRATLQHRASRLIGKLMRELTADWDYAAVGGLTLGADPVATSIMHAEGRPIDAFVVRKSAKTHGMQRLIEGFDVAGQRVLVVEDTSTTGASPLTAVRAVREAGGEVVGVATVVDRATGAAEIIEAEGVPYRSVLGLADLGLPTS
- the ttfA gene encoding trehalose monomycolate transport factor TtfA — protein: MVPFWFTLSALCFVGAAVLLYVDYDRRRGLGRRRKSWARSHGFDYEPVSTDILDKWKRGVMSTVGDVTARNVVLGQIRGEAVFIFDLDDVATVIALHRKVGTNVVVDLRLKGLKEPRETDIWLLGAIGPRMVYSTNLDAARRACDRRMVTFAHTAPDCAEIMWNEEHWTLVSMPITSGRAQWDDGLRTVRQFNDLLRVLPPTQQALGAAPRRDEPSRPLTPPPAELPQGRSAEPGMLRTEARPAAPRREPVRRGAPHGGRQPL